The Actinomycetota bacterium DNA window GATCGACGAGGGCTACCTGTGGTTCGGCTGCAGCTGCCGCTCCGGCGAGTACCGGACCTGGCTGCCGGTCCCGTGCAAGCACGCCGCCCTGGCCGCCCGCCGGCTGGAGCGGGAGGGACTGGCCCGCTGGGAGGACGGCACCTGGCGGCTGCGCGAACGGGCCCAGGTCCGCGGCGCCCGGCTGCTCCTGGCCCGCACCGTCCAGCGCCGACCGGCGCTGGTCGCCCCCGGGCTGGCCGACGCCGCCTGATGGCGCGCGGTTCCGCTGCCGCATCCACGATGCCGGCGCATGCACGGCGGCCTCACCACCTTGGGCCGGCCAGGTCCCAGCGGCTCGCGCCGTCCTAGCTACGAGACCCTGGTGGGCAGGCCGTCCCGGGGCGGCCGGAGGTGCCGTAGGCGCCTTGGATCCTGGCGTACACCTCGGCCATCTCCGCCTCTCCGAGGATGCGGGGGGTGAAGGCGGGGGCCAAGGAATGGGCCCGCAGCCAGACCTCGGCGACCCACTCCAGGTACAGGGCGCGGTCATAGGCCACCTCGATCGTCGGCCCGTAGGTGATGGCGCCGTGGTTGGCCAGCAGCACGCCCGAGCGGCCCTCGAGGGCGGCCACCACGTTGCCGGCCAGCTCCTGGCTGCCGAAGGTGGCGTAGGGGGCCACCCGGATGGGGCCGCCCATGACGGCCAGGACGTAGTGGATGGTGGGCAGCTCGTCCACCACCGTGGACACGACCGTGGCGGCCGTGGAGTGGGTGTGGACGACCGCCGCGGCGTTGGTGTGGGCGTAGATGAGCTGGTGGAAGGGAAGCTCGCTGGTCGGGGCGAGGTCCCCTTCCACCGGCGAGCCGTCCAGGTCCTGGACGCAGACCAGCTCGGGGGTGAGCGTGTCGTAGGCATGGCCGGCCGGCGTGACCGCCAGCAGGTCGCCGGCCCGGATGCTGAGGTTGCCCGAGGTCCCCACGACCAGCCGGTCGCTGGTCATGCGCCGCCCGTAGTCGGCGATCAGTTGACGCTCCCGATGAAGGCGCATGGGATACCCTCCGTGAGGCCGAACACAGCCTCTGTCTACGTTCGGGGTCGCCTGCCGCGCAGGTGCGCGTGGGCGGCGCCAGGCCGGTTGGGGGCCTGAACCCGCTGGCCGCCCGGGCGGGGTGGTCAGATGGCCTCGAAGCGCGGGTACTCGGGTCGCCACATGGCCTGGTAGACCTGCTGGACCGGGTTGTCGATGGTGACCTGGGCGAGGCCCTCGTCGTGGGCGGCCACGGCGACGGCGATGGCGACGGCGGCGGACACGGTGCGCAGGTCCTCGACCGGGGGCAGCAGCGGCGACCCGGGCGCGGTGGCGTCCGACAGGCGGGCCACGGCGTCGGCGGCCGCGGCGATCATCCGGTCGCTGATCCGGCTGGCCCGGGCGACGGTCACCCCCAGACCGAGCCCGGGGAAGACCAGCGCGTTGTTGGCCTGGGCGATCCGGTAGCTCCGGTCCTGGTACTCGACGGGCCCGAAAGGGCTGCCGGTGGCGACCAGCGCCCGTCCGCCCGTCCAGTTGATCAGGTCCTCGGGAAGGGCCTCGGCCCTGGAGGTCGGGTTGGAAAGGGGCATGATGATGGGCCGCTCAACGTGGCCGGCCATGTCCTTGACGATCGCCTCGGTGAACGCCCCGGCCTGGGTGGAGGTGCCGATCAGCATGGTCGGGCGCACGTTGGCGACGACCTCGGCCAGGCGGATGCCGTCGCCGCCGCTCGCCCAGCCGGCGACCTCGCCGGCCGGGCGGGCGTAGGGGAGCTGGAAGTCGTACATGCCCTGGGTCTCGTCGGTCAGCAGGCCGTTGCGGCCGAGCGGGTAGAAGCGACGGGCCGCCTCCTCGGCGGGGAGGCCCTCGCGGACCATGACGTCGCGCAGCATGTCGGCGATGCCCAGGCCGGCGGTGCCGGCGCCGTGGATGACCACCCGCTGGTCGCGCATGCGCTGGCCGGCCGCCCGGACCGCGGAGAACGCGGCCGCCAGGACCACCGCGGCGGTGCCCTGCATGTCGTCGTTGAAGGTGCAGACCTGGTCGGCGTAGCGGTTCAGGATCCGCCGGGCGTTGCTGGCGCCGAAGTCCTCCCAGTGCAGCATCGCGTGGGGGAACAGCTTGGTCGCCGCCGTCACGTAGGCGTCGATGAGCGCGTCGTAGCGCTCGCCGCGGACCCTGGGGTGCCGGTTGCCCAGGTACATCTCGTCGTTGAGCAGGGCCAGGTTGTCGGTGCCCATGTCCAGGACGACCGGGATCACCCGGCGCGGATGGATCCCGGCCGCGGCCGTGTACACGGCCAGCTTGCCGATCGCGATGTCGATCCCGCCGACCCCCTGGTCCCCGA harbors:
- a CDS encoding class II aldolase/adducin family protein translates to MRLHRERQLIADYGRRMTSDRLVVGTSGNLSIRAGDLLAVTPAGHAYDTLTPELVCVQDLDGSPVEGDLAPTSELPFHQLIYAHTNAAAVVHTHSTAATVVSTVVDELPTIHYVLAVMGGPIRVAPYATFGSQELAGNVVAALEGRSGVLLANHGAITYGPTIEVAYDRALYLEWVAEVWLRAHSLAPAFTPRILGEAEMAEVYARIQGAYGTSGRPGTACPPGSRS
- a CDS encoding NAD-dependent malic enzyme, whose translation is MYERPYELGRPEDGYPVRIRARGNEVLATPMINRGTAFTLEERETLGLTGLLPGGVSTIDGQLRRVYAQYLRQPDDLAKNVYLAHLRDRNEVLFYRLLTERIEEMLPIVYTPTVGIAIERFSHEYRRPRGVYLSVDGPQDVETALGNYGLGGDAVDLIVATDSEGILGIGDQGVGGIDIAIGKLAVYTAAAGIHPRRVIPVVLDMGTDNLALLNDEMYLGNRHPRVRGERYDALIDAYVTAATKLFPHAMLHWEDFGASNARRILNRYADQVCTFNDDMQGTAAVVLAAAFSAVRAAGQRMRDQRVVIHGAGTAGLGIADMLRDVMVREGLPAEEAARRFYPLGRNGLLTDETQGMYDFQLPYARPAGEVAGWASGGDGIRLAEVVANVRPTMLIGTSTQAGAFTEAIVKDMAGHVERPIIMPLSNPTSRAEALPEDLINWTGGRALVATGSPFGPVEYQDRSYRIAQANNALVFPGLGLGVTVARASRISDRMIAAAADAVARLSDATAPGSPLLPPVEDLRTVSAAVAIAVAVAAHDEGLAQVTIDNPVQQVYQAMWRPEYPRFEAI